TCAGTCGAAAGTGAAGGTGAGGGATCCGGCACCCACCGGGGGCGGTAAAAAAACTGCTGAAGCTGGTCTTTTACCTCCCGTAAAGCTACACCATGAAGCTTTATGCAGACGAGCCCTGCCTCATCGAGGATAGCTATATGAAACCGGCGATTGCCCAGGTGATTGCCTTGGCAATCACCCGGGTTAATATCTTGGCTATTACTACCTGTATGATCACCTGCCGCCTTGACATAAGCATATGCCTGTGATTTAAGAGGATGCAAAATCTCTACCTCCTCCACAGCGAAGGGCATCATAAGCTGTCTGCCTTTACTTCGGGAAGCCGCCCAAAATCCGGCTATGGTTTGAAGGGCCCCATCCATCAAGGTAGGGTGCAGGGTGTAAAGCCGTAGCTCATCCTGGTATTCAGAAGGCAGGCTCAAGGCTCCCAAAACCTCCTCGCTGTTTACCCATATCCGCTCTACCCCCTGAAAATAGGGACCATAGGCAATGCCTGTCTCCTTAAATCCGGCATAGAGGGTTTCTTTATCTATCTGGTACGTGCATCTTGCCTTAACCTCTTCAAGGGATAACCACTGATCCACCTGGTCCAATTGGTCCATCTGATCCACCTGGCCCATCCGGAATTCCCCTTTGGCATGAGTGGTAGCACTGGTTCCCTGGCTGCTTTGAATCTCATAGGTGAAATGATTATTTACCAGATCACCTGTTTGCCTTATGATAATCTGCACATCCATTGCATTCCCATTATCATTATCATTACCATTATCATTGCCCTGGACCACCAGAGGGGATAGCCAGGTGCACTGGGATAAGATACAGGCATGGCTGCCTTTGATGTATGAGGCAGATGCGCGGGCCATTTCCAGATATCCGACCCCTGGCAGTATTGATTGACCTTTTATTCTGTGGTCTCTGACAATTAAATCAGCAGGCCGGAAGGTTTTCTGGAAGACGAGTCCCCGCTCAAGACTTAAGTGAGGAACAATCTTATCAACCAGAGGATGAATAGGATGAATACTCCTTTTATCCTCGACAGGTACCTGAGAGGTTTTCGATATCCAATACCGCTGCCTGGCAAAGGGATAGGTTGGAAGAGGGAGACGACGAGGGAAGCGGTTTGTAGTTTGAGTTGGATAGAGTAACCTCCAGTCTATCTTTATCCCTAATGTCCAAAGGCGCGCTAACTGATCGAGATTCCGATCCTGAATAACGATTCTGATAAACTCTTCTCCTGCCCTCCCTGTGAAAAGCAGATCAGCTTGAGGGTTATTTGCCCCATGCCCTTTATATATGTTTTCTATCTCCTCCTCTCCCTGGCAGTATTGGACTAACTTCTCTCTCAATTCCCGTATGCCCGATACCACCACCGCCAGCCGCTCCTCCATCGCCTCCCGGCCAACCTGCAGGGTGTAGGCAAGATCAGTGAGGCTGACCGTATCAGTGGCTCTTCCGAGGAATTCCACCATCTGCTGTGCATATGCCCTGAGCCTTTCTTTACTCCTTGCCGAGAGCACAACGATCTGCTCATTCTGTTGACCATCATGTGCTGGCTGGTTCATCAGGTCAGCTCTCTGCTGGTCCTGTGCTGGCTGGCTGAGTTGCAGCCCTGGCTCTTTATGCTCCTGGCCTGGCTCTTCATACTCCTCAAGCACGATGTGGGCATTGGCACCCCCAAAGCCAAAGGAGCTTACTCCTGCCCTCCTTGGAATAATCCAGCCATCATCGCCCTTGAGCGGCTCCCAGGGTCTGGTTTCTTTGACTATGTAAAAAGGGCTGCCCTCAAGCTGAATGTAGGGATTGAGCTCCTCGAAGTGGACCGTGGCCGGAAGCGTCTTATGCCGCATGGCCAGGATTACCTTGATAACTCCGGCTATGCCTGCCGCTGTCTCCAGGTGGCCGATATTG
The bacterium genome window above contains:
- a CDS encoding SDR family NAD(P)-dependent oxidoreductase, which gives rise to ATVSYIETHGTGTSLGDPIEINGLKKAFEELYRKRGKTPPPKPHCGLGSVKTNIGHLETAAGIAGVIKVILAMRHKTLPATVHFEELNPYIQLEGSPFYIVKETRPWEPLKGDDGWIIPRRAGVSSFGFGGANAHIVLEEYEEPGQEHKEPGLQLSQPAQDQQRADLMNQPAHDGQQNEQIVVLSARSKERLRAYAQQMVEFLGRATDTVSLTDLAYTLQVGREAMEERLAVVVSGIRELREKLVQYCQGEEEIENIYKGHGANNPQADLLFTGRAGEEFIRIVIQDRNLDQLARLWTLGIKIDWRLLYPTQTTNRFPRRLPLPTYPFARQRYWISKTSQVPVEDKRSIHPIHPLVDKIVPHLSLERGLVFQKTFRPADLIVRDHRIKGQSILPGVGYLEMARASASYIKGSHACILSQCTWLSPLVVQGNDNGNDNDNGNAMDVQIIIRQTGDLVNNHFTYEIQSSQGTSATTHAKGEFRMGQVDQMDQLDQVDQWLSLEEVKARCTYQIDKETLYAGFKETGIAYGPYFQGVERIWVNSEEVLGALSLPSEYQDELRLYTLHPTLMDGALQTIAGFWAASRSKGRQLMMPFAVEEVEILHPLKSQAYAYVKAAGDHTGSNSQDINPGDCQGNHLGNRRFHIAILDEAGLVCIKLHGVALREVKDQLQQFFYRPRWVPDPSPSLSTEEIPADEGMPDESTILIIYPPQGLSLAKALARAHTKDKVVEIELGSESEARQPSPAAADCDFDNCLHQLKNVHTLYFLGGIQTQEPGIDNLEALERSQEQGVLAFFRLIKSLEKHDLTRHPLRIKVITSDVCQVGSEEVIQPAGASLQGLVKSMAKEYPALEISCIDISLREIEIETGTETEAGASTRRPENTRRLENIVAAILKEPANKRGEVVAIRKVRRYIQIIEPVFLSPENHIPFKHQGVYLILGGAGGIGLEFSRYLAEAVQARLVLLGRRELNETQKEKIAHIESKGGQILYIQADATDLESMRAAIERAKSRFGHINGVIHSALVLKDQKLKTMDEETLRAALEPKVKGSVILHTVTQEEPLDFMLFFSSVQSFIGNAGQSNYAAACAFKDAFALRLRQIKPYPVKIINWGYWGSVGVVSGEGYNQRLKTLGIQSIEPEEGMEAIQRVLGHRLDQIIAVKAEDHILKGLGIDLSHQLELYPEHIPSLIDTMEDQTEFVTEFLSEEAIAGI